A section of the Telopea speciosissima isolate NSW1024214 ecotype Mountain lineage chromosome 3, Tspe_v1, whole genome shotgun sequence genome encodes:
- the LOC122653568 gene encoding uncharacterized protein At5g50100, chloroplastic isoform X2 produces the protein MAMRVAAFVGREGIVSLSSLPRNLNVRIRSPVSAAAFADHRIPYLRTRPGNEVRYLVRAIQEAAVDQKVTNSENDQSSQPWKIKMLYDGDCPLCMREVNMLKERNKLYQAIKFVDIGSDEYSPEDNQGLDYRTAMGRIHAILSDGTVVTDVEAFRRLYEEVGLGWIYAITKYKPIAIMADVIYGVWAKYRLQITGRPSLEVILEERKKSMGETCNDSKTCKM, from the exons ATGGCGATGCGAGTCGCTGCCTTCGTTGGACGAGAAGGAATCGTCTCTCTGTCTTCACTTCCTCGAAATCTCAATGTCAGAATCAGAAGCCCTGTCTctgctgctgcctttgctgATCACAGAATTCCATATCTTCGTACCAGACCTGGTAATG AGGTTAGGTACCTAGTTCGCGCCATACAGGAGGCTGCGGTGGATCAGAAGGTTACAAATAGTGAAAATGACCAATCATCTCAACCATGGAAGATTAAAATGCTTTATGATGGAGATTGCCCACTTTGTATGCGCGAG GTCAACATGCTTAAAGAGAGGAACAAGCTGTATCAAGCAATTAAATTTGTTGATATAGGTTCTGATGAATACTCTCCAGAGGACAATCAAGGCCTCGACTACAGAACG GCTATGGGCAGAATCCATGCTATCCTGTCTGATGGAACTGTTGTCACAGATGTAGAA GCATTCAGAAGACTCTATGAAGAAGTTGGCCTGGGATGGATTTATGCCATTACGAAATACAAGCCT ATTGCAATTATGGCTGACGTAATATATGGTGTTTGGGCAAAGTATCGCCTGCAAATTACAG GTCGGCCTTCAttagaagttattttggagGAACGAAAGAAAAGTATG GGTGAAACATGCAACGATAGCAAGACATGTAAGATGTGA
- the LOC122653568 gene encoding uncharacterized protein At5g50100, chloroplastic isoform X1, which produces MAMRVAAFVGREGIVSLSSLPRNLNVRIRSPVSAAAFADHRIPYLRTRPEVRYLVRAIQEAAVDQKVTNSENDQSSQPWKIKMLYDGDCPLCMREVNMLKERNKLYQAIKFVDIGSDEYSPEDNQGLDYRTAMGRIHAILSDGTVVTDVEAFRRLYEEVGLGWIYAITKYKPIAIMADVIYGVWAKYRLQITGRPSLEVILEERKKSMVCILQLPEYYYDKLFNKKLKWLLELHCKYV; this is translated from the exons ATGGCGATGCGAGTCGCTGCCTTCGTTGGACGAGAAGGAATCGTCTCTCTGTCTTCACTTCCTCGAAATCTCAATGTCAGAATCAGAAGCCCTGTCTctgctgctgcctttgctgATCACAGAATTCCATATCTTCGTACCAGACCTG AGGTTAGGTACCTAGTTCGCGCCATACAGGAGGCTGCGGTGGATCAGAAGGTTACAAATAGTGAAAATGACCAATCATCTCAACCATGGAAGATTAAAATGCTTTATGATGGAGATTGCCCACTTTGTATGCGCGAG GTCAACATGCTTAAAGAGAGGAACAAGCTGTATCAAGCAATTAAATTTGTTGATATAGGTTCTGATGAATACTCTCCAGAGGACAATCAAGGCCTCGACTACAGAACG GCTATGGGCAGAATCCATGCTATCCTGTCTGATGGAACTGTTGTCACAGATGTAGAA GCATTCAGAAGACTCTATGAAGAAGTTGGCCTGGGATGGATTTATGCCATTACGAAATACAAGCCT ATTGCAATTATGGCTGACGTAATATATGGTGTTTGGGCAAAGTATCGCCTGCAAATTACAG GTCGGCCTTCAttagaagttattttggagGAACGAAAGAAAAGTATGGTATGCATACTGCAACTACCTGAATATTATTATGAtaaattgtttaataaaaaattgaaatggtTGCTTGAACTGCATTGTAAATATGTTTAA
- the LOC122653737 gene encoding UDP-glycosyltransferase 74B1-like has protein sequence MEKEEREKRCHVLVLTYPSQGHINPLLQFAKRLLSKGVKATLVTTHYAARSICAQGVGVETISDGFDDGGFTQAPSAEAYVESFRTVGSRTLGELVLKLQEMGSPVGCIVYDSFLPWALDVARERGIFGASFFTNSASVCSIYWRVHRGLMALPDLTGAVPVSIPGLPPLGSSELPSFLAAPTSYPAYLSAIFDQLTNLDKNDWAFGNTFEELESEVAKAMTGLWPVTMLGPMVPSAYIDKRIKEDTGYGGSLWKPNSDEYMKWLGRRAPNSVVYVSFGSMAGVIAEQMEEVAWGLRESDQHFLWVVKELEQGKLPDGFVKSIQEIGLIVNWCDQLEVLSHQAVGCFVTHCGWNSTLEGLSLRVPMVGVPQWSDQPTNAKCVEDVWGVGVRAKSDDKGIVRREELKTCIREVMEGERSLVIKRNAIKWRELAKEAINEGGSSDKKIDEFVERLLNVKSN, from the exons atggagaaggaagaaagagagaaaagatgtCATGTTCTAGTGCTCACATATCCTAGCCAAGGCCATATAAATCCTCTACTCCAATTCGCCAAACGCTTACTGTCTAAAGGAGTAAAGGCAACTCTAGTCACTACCCATTACGCTGCCAGGTCCATTTGTGCCCAAGGTGTGGGAGTTGAGACAATCTCCGATGGCTTTGATGATGGTGGCTTCACGCAAGCTCCCAGTGCTGAAGCCTACGTTGAGTCATTCAGAACAGTTGGTTCTAGGACTCTAGGGGAACTCGTATTGAAGCTCCAAGAGATGGGTTCTCCTGTTGGCTGCATTGTATATGACTCGTTCCTACCATGGGCACTTGATGTGGCCAGAGAAAGAGGCATTTTTGGAGCTTCATTCTTCACTAACTCGGCCTCAGTTTGCTCTATATACTGGCGTGTCCACCGTGGGCTCATGGCTTTGCCTGACCTAACAGGAGCAGTGCCAGTGTCAATTCCTGGCCTTCCTCCACTTGGGTCTTCTGAGCTTCCGAGCTTCCTTGCAGCACCGACATCTTATCCAGCTTATTTGTCTGCTATCTTTGATCAACTTACAAACTTGGACAAAAATGACTGGGCATTCGGTAACACATTTGAAGAGTTGGAAAGTGAG GTGGCCAAAGCCATGACAGGACTCTGGCCAGTGACGATGTTAGGGCCAATGGTACCATCAGCTTACATAGACAAACGGATCAAAGAAGATACAGGGTATGGAGGCAGTCTCTGGAAGCCAAACAGTGACGAGTACATGAAATGGTTGGGGAGGAGAGCACCCAATTCAGTAGTGTATGTGTCTTTTGGAAGCATGGCAGGAGTCATAGCAGAGCAGATGGAAGAAGTGGCATGGGGATTAAGAGAGAGTGATCAGCATTTCCTGTGGGTTGTGAAGGAGTTGGAGCAAGGAAAATTGCCAGATGGGTTTGTGAAATCCATACAGGAAATTGGACTAATTGTGAACTGGTGTGACCAACTTGAGGTTTTATCCCACCAGGCTGTGGGTTGCTTTGTAACACATTGTGGCTGGAATTCCACATTGGAAGGGTTAAGCCTACGCGTGCCAATGGTGGGAGTGCCACAGTGGTCGGATCAGCCAACGAATGCCAAGTGTGTGGAGGATGTGTGGGGGGTAGGAGTTAGAGCTAAATCTGATGATAAGGGTATAGTGAGAAGGGAAGAACTTAAGACATGTATAAGGGAAGTaatggaaggagagagaagcCTAGTGATTAAGAGGAATGCCATTAAATGGAGAGAGTTAGCAAAGGAAGCAATTAATGAAGGTGGGAGTTCTGACAAGAAAATTGATGAATTTGTGGAGAGATTATTGAATGTTAAGTCTAATTGA
- the LOC122656374 gene encoding calmodulin-binding protein 60 A-like isoform X1, with product MSQKRQPEDGKEGNSPGEKRQCRPSLKSVLLEALKLHDIQKILEPLVRKIVKEEIEVALRKHLTNVKQNCIGQVYPISRSLQLQFTNKLSLPVFTGTRLEAEECSAIRLAIMDTLSGQVVNSGPESLAKVEIVVLEGDFGGDEQENWTTEEFSNNIVKEREGKRPLLTGDAFLNLSEGTGVVGDLIFTDNSSWTRSRKFRLGARVVDVNCNGITVKEAKTEAFMVKDHRGELYKKHYPPSLVDEVWRLEKIGKDGAFHKRLRSQNINTVKDFLTLLCIDTPRLRNILGNGMSAKMWEVTVDHARTCTLNNRMYMYYPPGAQKRVGVVFNIVGEVLGILSEDKYVSIDGLSDTEKADAHKLVQVAYEHWEEVVSWEDGAAMGNFLQSPAVCLPSSSPGVESSYSNQLTSNQKSDDLGFNQCVFSPDVSSILSVGAPTRLNHYTLQGTSDMDLRYEQPSNMPSQVTHSLMGDISMLHTFCGEDNVQYFDIEDAFRSQSLGLDSQADLQTAVSSFLAVRSAAAAQTQWRILYSVLRWIFAIRRIVASKKKK from the exons ATGTCGCAGAAACGGCAACCtgaagatggaaaggaaggcAACAGCCCTGGTGAGAAGCGTCAATGCCGACCTTCCTTGAAAAG TGTGTTGTTAGAAGCGTTGAAGCTCCATGATATTCAGAAGATTTTGGAACCCTTGGTCCGTAAAATA gtgaaagaagaaattgaagtgGCACTGAGAAAACATTTGACCAATGTTAAGCA AAATTGCATTGGACAGGTATATCCAATCTCAAGAAGCTTACAACTGCAATTCACAAACAAGCTTTCTCTTCCAGTCTTTACTGGTACAAGACTTGAAGCAGAGGAATGTTCAGCCATAAGGTTAGCTATAATGGATACCCTGTCTGGTCAAGTTGTCAACTCAGGTCCTGAATCCTTGGCAAAGGTAGAAATAGTGGTTCTTGAAGGGGATTTTGGAGGTGATGAACAAGAAAATTGGACTACTGAAGAATTCAGTAACAACATTGTTAAGGAAAGGGAAGGCAAGAGACCACTCCTTACCGGAGATGCATTTCTGAATCTTAGTGAGGGTACTGGTGTTGTGGGTGATCTTATTTTTACTGATAATTCAAGCTGGACAAGGAGTCGTAAGTTCAGGTTAGGGGCAAGAGTTGTCGATGTTAACTGTAATGGCATTACAGTAAAAGAAGCAAAGACAGAAGCTTTCATGGTAAAGGATCATCGTGGAGAAT TGTACAAGAAACATTACCCTCCATCTTTGGTTGATGAGGTATGGCGCCTGGAAAAGATTGGCAAAGATGGTGCTTTTCATAAGCGTTTGAGGAGTCAAAATATCAACACTGTGAAGGATTTTCTGACTTTACTTTGTATCGACACTCCGAGACTCCGAAAT ATTCTAGGGAATGGTATGTCTGCTAAAATGTGGGAGGTCACCGTGGACCATGCTCGGACATGTACACTTAATAATAGGATGTATATGTACTATCCCCCCGGTGCTCAGAAGAGAGTGGGTGTGGTCTTCAACATTGTAGGAGAAGTTTTGGGAATTCTTTCCGAGGACAAATATGTTTCCATTGATGGGCTCTCAGACACTGAAAAG GCTGACGCACATAAACTGGTACAAGTTGCATATGAACATTGGGAAGAAGTGGTCTCTTGGGAAGATGGTGCTGCAATGGGAAACTTTTTGCAATCACCTGCTGTTTGTTTACCCTCCAGCTCACCTGGGGTGGAGAGTTCATACAGTAATCAGTTGACAAGCAATCAGAAGTCGGATGATTTGGGTTTTAACCAGTGTGTGTTTTCTCCAGATGTTTCTTCTATCTTATCTGTTGGGGCCCCAACAAGGTTAAATCATTACACCTTGCAAGGTACCAGTGACATGGATCTTAGATATGAACAGCCTTCCAATATGCCGAGCCAAGTAACACACTCTCTTATGGGTGACATATCCATGTTGCATACTTTCTGTGGTGAAGACAATGTACAATATTTTGATATTGAGGATGCCTTTAGATCTCAAAGCCTAGGTTTGGATTCACAAGCTGACTTACAGACTGCTGTTAGTAGCTTCCTTGCCGTTCGGTCTGCTGCAGCTGCTCAGACACAATGGAGAATACTATACAGTGTTCTGAGATGGATATTTGCAATTCGGAGGATTGTGgcttcaaagaaaaagaagtga
- the LOC122656374 gene encoding calmodulin-binding protein 60 B-like isoform X2, with protein sequence MSQKRQPEDGKEGNSPGEKRQCRPSLKSVLLEALKLHDIQKILEPLVRKIVKEEIEVALRKHLTNVKQNCIGQVYPISRSLQLQFTNKLSLPVFTGTRLEAEECSAIRLAIMDTLSGQVVNSGPESLAKVEIVVLEGDFGGDEQENWTTEEFSNNIVKEREGKRPLLTGDAFLNLSEGTGVVGDLIFTDNSSWTRSRKFRLGARVVDVNCNGITVKEAKTEAFMVKDHRGELYKKHYPPSLVDEVWRLEKIGKDGAFHKRLRSQNINTVKDFLTLLCIDTPRLRNVNSNGPPSFFICYSHEFHDSREWYVC encoded by the exons ATGTCGCAGAAACGGCAACCtgaagatggaaaggaaggcAACAGCCCTGGTGAGAAGCGTCAATGCCGACCTTCCTTGAAAAG TGTGTTGTTAGAAGCGTTGAAGCTCCATGATATTCAGAAGATTTTGGAACCCTTGGTCCGTAAAATA gtgaaagaagaaattgaagtgGCACTGAGAAAACATTTGACCAATGTTAAGCA AAATTGCATTGGACAGGTATATCCAATCTCAAGAAGCTTACAACTGCAATTCACAAACAAGCTTTCTCTTCCAGTCTTTACTGGTACAAGACTTGAAGCAGAGGAATGTTCAGCCATAAGGTTAGCTATAATGGATACCCTGTCTGGTCAAGTTGTCAACTCAGGTCCTGAATCCTTGGCAAAGGTAGAAATAGTGGTTCTTGAAGGGGATTTTGGAGGTGATGAACAAGAAAATTGGACTACTGAAGAATTCAGTAACAACATTGTTAAGGAAAGGGAAGGCAAGAGACCACTCCTTACCGGAGATGCATTTCTGAATCTTAGTGAGGGTACTGGTGTTGTGGGTGATCTTATTTTTACTGATAATTCAAGCTGGACAAGGAGTCGTAAGTTCAGGTTAGGGGCAAGAGTTGTCGATGTTAACTGTAATGGCATTACAGTAAAAGAAGCAAAGACAGAAGCTTTCATGGTAAAGGATCATCGTGGAGAAT TGTACAAGAAACATTACCCTCCATCTTTGGTTGATGAGGTATGGCGCCTGGAAAAGATTGGCAAAGATGGTGCTTTTCATAAGCGTTTGAGGAGTCAAAATATCAACACTGTGAAGGATTTTCTGACTTTACTTTGTATCGACACTCCGAGACTCCGAAATGTAAACTCCAATGGTCCTCCCTcattttttatatgttacagCCACGAATTTCATG ATTCTAGGGAATGGTATGTCTGCTAA